The Panicum hallii strain FIL2 chromosome 9, PHallii_v3.1, whole genome shotgun sequence genome has a window encoding:
- the LOC112877394 gene encoding pectinesterase inhibitor 10-like, with product MAVDESFKRPGSIPFKWEVQPGIPKQEAPPAGDSGSTTAAPAPGLPPATPRLALPPAARVSALASSPASCRRSSTVSSAPLSPPETPPPPPSSQHRRSMSARFATSLVLPFTRRPRRERAAKDDVDYCLLYTERMISRKTA from the coding sequence ATGGCGGTGGACGAATCGTTCAAGAGGCCAGGCTCCATCCCCTTCAAGTGGGAGGTGCAGCCGGGCATCCCCAAGCAGGAGGCGCCACCAGCCGGCGACAGCGGCAGCACGacggccgcgccggcgccggggctcCCTCCGGCGACCCCGAGGCTGGCGCTCCCTCCCGCCGCCCGCGTCAGCGCGCTGGCCTCATCACCCGCGTCGTGCCGACGCAGCTCAACGGTGTCCTCGGCGCCGCTCTCGCCGCCGGagacgcccccgccgccgccgtcgtcgcagCACCGGCGGTCCATGTCCGCGCGCTTCGCCACGTCGCTGGTGCTGCCCTtcacgcggcggccgcggcgggaaCGCGCGGCCAAGGACGACGTCGACTACTGCCTCCTCTACACCGAGAGGATGATATCGCGTAAAACTGCATAA
- the LOC112875175 gene encoding protein DETOXIFICATION 54-like produces the protein MARQPSRDEEGQPAGNHCGDGGEATIYIPREATSQAQKQTASSAASFAQSTSRGDCTRWVRMAIPLQGKDGKGGQVGGDDQPSVAAELRALWGMAAPITALNCVVYLRALVSVLCLGRLGPLDLAGGALAIGLTNITGHSVLFGLASGLEPLCAQAFGSRNHDLLTLSLQRAMLLLFLAALPIALLWLNVGPILVALGQDPAISAPAAAYARFALPDLAASVVLQPLRVYLRSQGITRPMAACSAIAVALHVPLNVLLVFGLGFGVRGVAAAQALTNTNMLLFLLAYIRWARACDDTWKGWARPAVVASGLPGLARLAVPSCVGVCLEWWWYEVVTVLAGYLPNPAAAVGAAGVLIQTTSLMYTVPMALAACVSTRVGNELGAGKPRRARMAAMVALACALAIGVVHVAWTVALSRQWVELFTTERSVVRLAAAAMPILGLCELGNCPQTTGCGVLRGTARPAVGARINLLSFYLVGTPVAVYLAFGARAGFSGLWYGLLSAQATCVALVLAAVVWRTDWQVEALRAKKLAGLELTSTTPAAAAAEESKRLVAANGEPAEGV, from the exons ATGGCTAGACAGCCGAGTAGAGATGAGGAGGGACAGCCCGCAGGCAATCactgcggcgacggcggcgaggcgacCATATATATCCCCAGGGAGGCAACCAGCCAGGCGCAGAAACAGACCGCCTCCTCTGCTGCCTCTTTCGCACAGAGCACTAGCCGTGGTGACTGCACCCGTTGGGTTCGCATGGCCATCCCGCTCCAGGGGAAGGACGGCAAGGGTGGCCAGGTGGGCGGCGACGACCAGCCGTcggtggcggcggagctccgcgCGCTGTGGGGCATGGCGGCGCCGATCACGGCCCTCAACTGCGTGGTGTACCTGCGCGCGCTGGTGTCCGTGCTCTGCCTcggccgcctgggcccgctggacctcgccggcggcgcgctCGCCATCGGGCTCACCAACATCACGGGCCACAGCGTGCTCTTCGGCCTCGCGTCCGGGCTCGAGCCGCTCTGCGCGCAGGCCTTCGGCTCCCGCAACCACGACCTCCTCACCCTCTCCCTCCAGCGCGCCATGCTGCTGCTCTTCCTCGCCGCGCTGCCCATCGCGCTGCTCTGGCTCAACGTCGGCCCCATCCTCGTCGCGCTCGGCCAGGACCCCGCCatctccgcccccgccgccgcctacgCGCGCTTCGCGCTcccggacctcgccgccagcgTCGTGCTCCAGCCGCTCCGGGTGTACCTCCGCTCCCAGGGGATCACCAGGCCCATGGCGGCCTGCTCCGCGATCGCCGTCGCGCTCCACGTCCCGCTCAACGTGCTCCTCGTCTTCGGCCTCGGATTCGGCGTCCGCGGCGTCGCCGCCGCGCAGGCGCTCACCAACACCAACATGCTGCTCTTCCTGCTCGCCTACATCCGctgggcgcgcgcgtgcgacgACACGTGGAAGGGGTGGGCGCGACCCGCCGTGGTCGCCAGCGGCCTGCCCGGGCTCGCCAGGCTCGCCGTGCCCAGCTGCGTCGGCGTCTGCCTCGAGTGGTGGTGGTACGAGGTCGTCACCGTGCTGGCCGGCTACCTGCccaaccccgccgccgccgtcggcgccGCGGGGGTGCTCATCCAGACCACCAGCCTCATGTACACCGTGCCCATGGCGCTCGCGGCCTGCGTATCCACCAGG GTGGGCAACGAGCTGGGCGCCGGCaagccccgccgcgcgcggATGGCGGCGATGGTGGCGCTGGCGTGCGCGCTGGCGATCGGCGTGGTCCACGTGGCGTGGACCGTGGCGCTGAGCCGGCAGTGGGTGGAGCTGTTCACGACGGAGCGGTCGGTGgtgcggctggcggcggcggcgatgcccATCCTGGGGCTGTGCGAGTTGGGCAACTGCCCGCAGACCACGGGGTGCGGCGTGCTCCGCGGCACGGCGCGCCCGGCCGTGGGCGCCCGCATCAACCTCCTCTCCTTCTACCTCGTCGGCACCCCCGTGGCCGTGTACCTGGCGTTCGGCGCCCGCGCCGGGTTCAGCGGCCTCTGGTACGGCCTCCTCTCGGCGCAGGCCACCTGCGTGGCGCTCGTGCTCGCCGCCGTCGTGTGGCGCACCGACTGGCAGGTCGAGGCGCTCCGCGCCAAGAAGCTGGCGGGCCTGGAGCTCACGTCGAcgacgcccgccgccgccgctgccgaggAGAGCAAGCGCCTCGTCGCCGCCAACGGCGAACCGGCGGAGGGCGTCTAA
- the LOC112875176 gene encoding ubiquinone biosynthesis monooxygenase COQ6, mitochondrial isoform X1 — translation MRASAVSAMLSRRRCFAAAANRIRPLARAFCDAPASRADAAPGGVPGSQDRSQEVGGVKAAPDVLDVAVVGGGMVGLAVACALSNMPLTKNLRVAIIDSNPALKSRNYLTKSSIPDSRVSTVTPATISFFKDIGVWEHVQQQRHAFFGKMQVWDYTGLGYTRYNARDVGKEYLGCVVENKVLCNSLLLRLQEELDDIENVIYPTRLVSLTFPSKSKQAGMKPTSSEPLSAGHSTEELHRSNLVKLDLSDGRSLYSKLVIGADGSKSNVRQIAGIKTTGWNYPQSAIICTVEHVMENDCAWQRFLPSGPIALLPIGDNFSNIVWTMSPEESLRHKSMSPEEFVMSVNRALDFGYGPHPRPNALDHFMEKFFSGTGNTAASTKESFEVPPKATGVVSERMAFPLSLMHSHDYVSKRLALVGDAAHTVHPLAGQGVNLGFGDAAALAKVIAEGVSVGSDVGDLTLLQRYEKDRKAANVAMTAVLDGFQKIYAVDFGPLNVARAAAFHGAQYISPLKRNIISYAMGDTKWPIFS, via the exons ATGCGAGCCTCCGCCGTCTCCGCCATGCTCTCCAGGCGAAG ATgcttcgcggcggcggcgaatcGGATCCGGCCGCTCGCCAGGGCCTTCTGCGATGCGCCTGCTTCTCGCGCGGATGCGGCCCCTGGCGGGGTGCCCGGGTCGCAG GATCGCTCCCAGGAGGTTGGTGGCGTCAAGGCTGCACCTGATGTGCTCGACGTTGCTGTCGTTGGTGGAGGCATGGTGGGCTTGGCTGTTGCTTGTGCATTGT CCAATATGCCATTAACAAAAAATCTCAGAGTCGCCATAATCGATAGCAACCCTGCATTGAAGTCAAGAAATTACCTGACTAAAAGCAGTATACCAGATTCTAGGGTCAGTACTGTTACTCCTGCAACCATTTCCTTCTTCAAAG ATATTGGCGTGTGGGAGCATGTTCAACAGCAAAGACATGCTTTCTTTGGTAAAATGCAG GTGTGGGATTACACTGGACTTGGATACACGAGGTATAATGCAAGAGATGTGGGCAAAGAATACCTTGG ATGCGTGGTGGAGAACAAGGTGCTTTGCAATTCACTGCTCTTACGTTTACAG GAAGAATTGGATGACATCGAAAATGTGATATATCCTACCAGATTGGTGTCTCTAACTTTCCCGTCGAAGAGCAAACAAGCAGGGATGAAGCCAACATCAAGTGAACCATTATCCGCTGGTCATTCTACAGAAGAGTTGCATCGCAGTAATTTAGTTAAACTTGACCTGAGTGATGGAAGGAGTTTATATTCCAAATTGGTG ATAGGAGCTGATGGTTCCAAGTCCAATGTTAGACAGATTGCAGGCATAAAAACAACTGGGTGGAATTATCCGCAAAGTGCAATTATCTGTACAGTGGAGCATGTTATGGAAAATGATTGTGCATGGCAGAGGTTTCTCCCTTCTGGTCCAATTGCACTACTTCCAATAGGTGACAACTTCAGCAACATTGTATGGACAATGAGCCCAGAGGAATCACTGCGCCATAAGTCAATGAGCCCTGAAGAGTTTGTGATGTCAGTGAACCGTGCATTGGATTTTGGTTACGGTCCGCATCCTCGCCCTAATGCTCTTGACCATTTCATGGAAAAGTTCTTTTCTGGCACTGGGAATACTGCAGCATCTACAAAAGAAAGTTTTGAAGTACCACCAAAAGCAACTGGGGTAGTCTCCGAGAGAATGGCATTTCCATTGTCATTGATGCACTCCCATGATTATGTTTCAAAAAGGCTGGCATTAGTTGGAGATGCTGCTCATACAGTCCACCCCTTAGCCGGCCAAGGCGTCAACTTGGGCTTTGGTGATGCTGCTGCTTTAGCAAAAGTTATCGCTGAAGGAGTTTCTGTGGGCTCAGATGTTGGGGAC CTTACTTTGCTACAACGGTATGAGAAGGATCGGAAGGCCGCCAATGTGGCGATGACAGCAGTGCTTGATGGTTTCCAGAAGATTTACGCTGTTGATTTTGGACCCCTGAATGTAGCAAGAGCTGCTGCCTTCCATGGTGCCCAGTACATATCACCACTGAAGAGGAATATCATCTCTTATGCAATGGGCGACACGAAATGGCCGATATTCTCATGA
- the LOC112875176 gene encoding ubiquinone biosynthesis monooxygenase COQ6, mitochondrial isoform X2 produces MRLLLARMRPLAGCPGRRIAPRRLVASRLHLMCSTLLSLVEAWWAWLLLVHCVANMPLTKNLRVAIIDSNPALKSRNYLTKSSIPDSRVSTVTPATISFFKDIGVWEHVQQQRHAFFGKMQVWDYTGLGYTRYNARDVGKEYLGCVVENKVLCNSLLLRLQEELDDIENVIYPTRLVSLTFPSKSKQAGMKPTSSEPLSAGHSTEELHRSNLVKLDLSDGRSLYSKLVIGADGSKSNVRQIAGIKTTGWNYPQSAIICTVEHVMENDCAWQRFLPSGPIALLPIGDNFSNIVWTMSPEESLRHKSMSPEEFVMSVNRALDFGYGPHPRPNALDHFMEKFFSGTGNTAASTKESFEVPPKATGVVSERMAFPLSLMHSHDYVSKRLALVGDAAHTVHPLAGQGVNLGFGDAAALAKVIAEGVSVGSDVGDLTLLQRYEKDRKAANVAMTAVLDGFQKIYAVDFGPLNVARAAAFHGAQYISPLKRNIISYAMGDTKWPIFS; encoded by the exons ATGCGCCTGCTTCTCGCGCGGATGCGGCCCCTGGCGGGGTGCCCGGGTCGCAG GATCGCTCCCAGGAGGTTGGTGGCGTCAAGGCTGCACCTGATGTGCTCGACGTTGCTGTCGTTGGTGGAGGCATGGTGGGCTTGGCTGTTGCTTGTGCATTGTGTAG CCAATATGCCATTAACAAAAAATCTCAGAGTCGCCATAATCGATAGCAACCCTGCATTGAAGTCAAGAAATTACCTGACTAAAAGCAGTATACCAGATTCTAGGGTCAGTACTGTTACTCCTGCAACCATTTCCTTCTTCAAAG ATATTGGCGTGTGGGAGCATGTTCAACAGCAAAGACATGCTTTCTTTGGTAAAATGCAG GTGTGGGATTACACTGGACTTGGATACACGAGGTATAATGCAAGAGATGTGGGCAAAGAATACCTTGG ATGCGTGGTGGAGAACAAGGTGCTTTGCAATTCACTGCTCTTACGTTTACAG GAAGAATTGGATGACATCGAAAATGTGATATATCCTACCAGATTGGTGTCTCTAACTTTCCCGTCGAAGAGCAAACAAGCAGGGATGAAGCCAACATCAAGTGAACCATTATCCGCTGGTCATTCTACAGAAGAGTTGCATCGCAGTAATTTAGTTAAACTTGACCTGAGTGATGGAAGGAGTTTATATTCCAAATTGGTG ATAGGAGCTGATGGTTCCAAGTCCAATGTTAGACAGATTGCAGGCATAAAAACAACTGGGTGGAATTATCCGCAAAGTGCAATTATCTGTACAGTGGAGCATGTTATGGAAAATGATTGTGCATGGCAGAGGTTTCTCCCTTCTGGTCCAATTGCACTACTTCCAATAGGTGACAACTTCAGCAACATTGTATGGACAATGAGCCCAGAGGAATCACTGCGCCATAAGTCAATGAGCCCTGAAGAGTTTGTGATGTCAGTGAACCGTGCATTGGATTTTGGTTACGGTCCGCATCCTCGCCCTAATGCTCTTGACCATTTCATGGAAAAGTTCTTTTCTGGCACTGGGAATACTGCAGCATCTACAAAAGAAAGTTTTGAAGTACCACCAAAAGCAACTGGGGTAGTCTCCGAGAGAATGGCATTTCCATTGTCATTGATGCACTCCCATGATTATGTTTCAAAAAGGCTGGCATTAGTTGGAGATGCTGCTCATACAGTCCACCCCTTAGCCGGCCAAGGCGTCAACTTGGGCTTTGGTGATGCTGCTGCTTTAGCAAAAGTTATCGCTGAAGGAGTTTCTGTGGGCTCAGATGTTGGGGAC CTTACTTTGCTACAACGGTATGAGAAGGATCGGAAGGCCGCCAATGTGGCGATGACAGCAGTGCTTGATGGTTTCCAGAAGATTTACGCTGTTGATTTTGGACCCCTGAATGTAGCAAGAGCTGCTGCCTTCCATGGTGCCCAGTACATATCACCACTGAAGAGGAATATCATCTCTTATGCAATGGGCGACACGAAATGGCCGATATTCTCATGA
- the LOC112875270 gene encoding E3 ubiquitin-protein ligase RNF170-like has translation MSSSSSASAVPPEDDVCSVCHDRFRIPCQANCSHWFCGECIIRVWHHGPAVQACKCPICRRLINLLVPAPLSEQEDDPQLHRILGEIQHYNCIFGGAPRSLTQRLQDLPFFIRRLFRELMDPQRTLPLVFRARMMMMVALSAIYVLSPVDILPESVLGLFGFVDDLLILLIVFLHLAAVYRSLLLYRHGGQ, from the exons ATGAGCTCCTCCTCGTCGGCGTCGGCCGTGCCGCCGGAGGACGACGTCTGCTCCGTCTGCCACGACCGCTTCCGGATCCCGTGCCAGGCAAACTGCTCCCACTGGTTCTGTG GAGAGTGCATCATCCGTGTTTGGCATCATGGGCCTGCAGTACAGGCTTGCAAGTGTCCCATTTGTCGCCGCCTTATAAATCTACTGGTACCTGCTCCTTTATCAGAGCAGGAGGATGATCCACAACTTCACCGTATTTTAGGAGAGATTCAGCACTATAACTGTATATTTGGTGGAGCACCACGTAGCCTGACTCAG AGGTTGCAAGACCTACCCTTCTTCATCCGAAGACTGTTCAGAGAACTAATGGATCCCCAGAGGACTCTCCCACTTGTGTTCAGGGCGCGGATGATGATGATG GTTGCATTGAGCGCAATTTACGTGCTGAGCCCTGTTGACATTCTCCCCGAAA GTGTGCTGGGGCTCTTTGGATTCGTTGATGACCTGCTGATTCTGTTGATCGTGttcctccacctcgccgccgtctaCCGGTCGTTGCTTCTGTACCGCCATGGGGGGCAGTAG
- the LOC112875269 gene encoding uncharacterized protein LOC112875269 — translation MLTKSPGLPLVTTDTTAFGSCTTANISSSPVVKLSSKKCQGRLHVQQNIELGRPRDASQKWRTLSADQAQASVVDVDEECKQVLTSLNFSAEDAEKMLKKAFGWIHSPYWSEERKKEVPSAEVVNGVLNYIRSLGLSDEDLHKLLKKFPEVLGCDLDREVKLNVSKLDSDWGINGKTLRSLLLRNPKVLGYNIDCRGDCMAQCTRCWVRF, via the exons ATGTTGACAAAATCACCAGGATTGCCTTTGGTGACTACTGATACTACTGCGTTTGGCTCCTGTACTACT GCCAATATCTCGAGTTCACCGGTTGTGAAACTCTCTAGCAAGAAATGCCAAGGAAGATTGCATGTCCAGCAAAACATTGAACTTGGGAGACCTCGAGATGCAAGTCAGAAATGGCGGACTCTATCAGCTGATCAAGCTCAAGCTTCTGTTGTAGATGTTGATGAAGAGTGCAAACAGGTGCTCACTTCACTAAATTTCTCCGCTGAAGACGCTGAGAAGATGTTGAAGAAGGCATTTGGATGGATCCACTCGCCTTATTGGAGCGAAGAGAGAAAGAAGGAGGTTCCAAGTGCTGAGGTGGTAAATGGAGTATTGAACTACATCAGGAGTCTGGGGCTATCTGACGAAGACCTTCACAAGTTGCTGAAGAAATTTCCAGAAGTTCTTGGGTGTGATCTTGACAGGGAGGTAAAGCTGAATGTGAGCAAGCTGGACAGTGACTGGGGAATAAATGGGAAAACCCTGCGGAGTCTTCTTCTGAGGAATCCAAAAGTTTTAGGCTATAATATTGATTGCAGAGGGGATTGTATGGCCCAGTGCACCCGTTGTTGGGTTAGGTTCTAA
- the LOC112875268 gene encoding zinc finger protein STOP1 homolog codes for MEVWNNVESSMEAHRELHDHSQAGGSDSDDPRTVLTYLTFLEQKIAHLRGIICSAPRPPRQIVSAELSCIAVQLVSISNTLAAASGATAEEEAKSPPRAATPSEGDSDSSDHDLHAEDDDERLPPAGSYEVIELDKEEILAPHVHTCKVCGKGFKRDANLRMHMRGHGEEYKTAAALAKPGRDAPPLPPARCFYSCPFVGCKRNREHKSFQPLKTAVCVKNHYRRSHCDKSYTCRRCNVKRFSVLADLRTHEKHCGRDRWVCSCGTSFSRKDKLFGHVAAFDGHAPALPPEEDDAAGHSAANGLGSASDQVLMDTEAVGRMANHKECFSGSIFDGLSCSDIKGFAMIDGQCLDNGGGSLSPMDLYSCDLDGFDLFGAPGIDDF; via the coding sequence ATGGAGGTCTGGAATAATGTCGAAAGCTCCATGGAGGCTCATCGTGAGCTGCACGATCATAGCCAAGCTGGGGGCTCGGACTCCGACGACCCAAGGACGGTGCTCACGTACCTGACCTTCCTGGAGCAGAAGATCGCGCACCTCCGCGGCATCATCTGCTctgcgccgcggccgccgcggcagaTCGTGTCGGCCGAGCTCAGCTGCATCGCCGTGCAGCTCGTCTCCATCTCCAATACCCTCGCCGCGGCCAGCGGGGCCACCGCAGAGGAGGAAGCCAAGTCGCCGCCGAGAGCGGCGACTCCGAGCGAAGGGGACAGCGACTCGTCCGACCACGACCTCCAtgccgaggacgacgacgagcgCCTGCCGCCGGCCGGCTCCTACGAGGTGATCGAGCTCGACAAGGAGGAGATCCTAGCGCCGCACGTGCACACGTGCAAGGTCTGCGGCAAGGGCTTCAAGCGCGACGCCAACCTGCGGATGCACATGCGCGGCCACGGCGAGGAGTACAAGACGGCGGCCGCGCTCGCCAAGCCCGGCAGGGAcgctccgccgctgccgccggcccgGTGCTTCTACTCGTGCCCCTTCGTGGGGTGCAAGCGGAACAGGGAGCACAAGAGCTTCCAGCCGCTCAAGACGGCGGTCTGCGTCAAGAACCACTACCGCCGGAGCCACTGCGACAAGAGCTACACCTGCCGCAGGTGCAACGTCAAGCGCTTCTCCGTGCTCGCTGACCTGCGCACGCACGAGAAGCACTGCGGCCGCGACCGATGGGTCTGCTCCTGCGGCACGTCCTTCTCCAGGAAGGACAAGCTCTTCGGCCACGTCGCCGCCTTCGATGGCCACGCGCCGGCGCTGCCGCCCGAGGAGGACGACGCGGCGGGTCACTCTGCGGCCAATGGCCTTGGCAGTGCCTCTGATCAGGTGCTGATGGACACCGAGGCAGTAGGCAGAATGGCGAACCATAAGGAGTGCTTCTCTGGTAGCATCTTTGATGGTCTCAGCTGTTCTGACATCAAAGGCTTCGCTATGATCGATGGACAATGTTTGGACAACGGAGGAGGGTCCCTCTCGCCGATGGACCTTTATTCATGTGACCTCGATGGATTTGATCTCTTTGGGGCACCAGGAATTGATGATTTCTAA